The following proteins are co-located in the Hemitrygon akajei unplaced genomic scaffold, sHemAka1.3 Scf000116, whole genome shotgun sequence genome:
- the LOC140723512 gene encoding uncharacterized protein encodes MHGKSMHARESPFFCSDIGNGFNQSSQLKRHQNVHTGEKPFTCSVCGKGFTESSKLKVHQRVHTGEKPFTCSVCGKKFTLSSSLQRHQSVHTGEKPFTCSVCGKGFTESSKLKVHQRVHTGEKPFTCSVCGKGFTESSKLKRHQSVHTGEKPFTCSVCGKGFTQSSNLLSHQSVHTGEKPFTCSVCGKGFTESSKLKVHQRVHTGEKPFTCSVCGKGFTYSSSLQGHQSVHTGEKPFTCSVCGKKFILSSSLQRHQSVHTGEKPFTCSVCGNGFTESSKLKVHQRVHTGEKPFTCSFCGKGFTQSSNLLRHQRVHTGEKPFTCSECGKGFTQPSNLLRHQRVHTGEKPLTCSECGKGFTQSSSLQKHQRVHTGEKLFTCSVCGKGFTSSSNLQKHQRVHTGEKPFTCSVCGKGFTSSSNLLSHQSVHTEEKAFTCSVCGKGFTRSSKLKVHHRVHTGEKPFTCSVCGKGFTRSSKLKVHHRVHTGEKPFTCSVCGKGFTQSSTLQKHQSVHLGNNPFRRTRRNDRNPVTAFNSNCRW; translated from the exons ATGCACGGCAAGTCGATGCATGCAA gggagagCCCATTCTTCTGCTCAGACATTGGGAATGGATTcaatcagtcatctcaactgaag agacaccagaatgttcacactggggagaagccgttcacctgctcagtctgtgggaagggattcactgaatcatctaaactgaaggtacatcagcgagttcacactggggagaaaccgttcacctgctcagtctgtgggaagaaattcactttgtcatccagcctgcagagacatcagtcagttcacaccggggagaaaccgttcacctgctcagtctgtgggaagggattcactgaatcatctaaactgaaggtacatcagcgagttcacactggggagaaaccgttcacctgctcagtctgtgggaagggattcactgaatcatctaaactgaag agacatcagtcagttcacaccggggagaaaccgttcacctgctcagtgtgtgggaagggattcactcagtcatccaacctgctgagtcatcagtcagttcacactggggagaagccgttcacctgctcagtctgtgggaagggattcactgaatcatctaaactgaaggtacatcagcgagttcacactggggagaaaccattcacctgctcagtctgtgggaagggattcacttactcatccagcctgcagggacatcagtcagttcacactggggagaaaccgttcacctgctcagtgtgtgggaagaaattcattttgtcatccagcctgcagagacatcagtcagttcacaccggggagaaaccgttcacctgctcagtgtgtgggaatggattcactgaatcatctaaactgaaggtacatcagcgagttcacactggggagaaaccattcacctgctcattctgtgggaagggattcactcagtcatctaacctactgagacaccagcgagttcacactggggagaagccattcacctgctcagaatgtgggaagggattcactcagccatctaacctactgagacaccagcgagttcacactggggagaagcctttaacctgctcagaatgtgggaagggattcactcagtcatccagcctgcagaaacatcagcgagttcacactggggagaaactgttcacctgctcagtctgtggaaagggattcacttcgtcatccaacctgcagaaacatcagcgagttcacactggggagaaaccgttcacctgctcagtctgtggaaagggattcacttcgtcatccaacctgctgagtcatcagtcagttcacactgaggagaaagcgttcacctgctcagtctgtggaaagggattcactcggtcatctaaactgaaggtacatcatcgagttcacactggggagaaaccgttcacctgctcagtctgtgggaagggattcactcggtcatctaaactgaaggtacatcatcgagttcacactggggagaaaccgttcacctgctcagtctgtgggaagggattcactcagtcctccaccctacagaaacaccagtcagttca tctggggaacaacccctttagacgcaccaggagaaacgatagaaatcccgtgacagcgtttaatagcaactGCCGGTGGTGA